In a single window of the Drosophila miranda strain MSH22 chromosome XL, D.miranda_PacBio2.1, whole genome shotgun sequence genome:
- the LOC108164860 gene encoding uncharacterized protein LOC108164860 isoform X1 produces the protein MFVCCIFQGMRPPRPSNFITNHIYLTHNNDYDRNVEKLCERATLHNKRVMLITSRKYPLPRELDGRQTAAKGRISVCRLIDIEATPQQLLDLHDGYQPSHGLPDLIVFDLHSIIAEVLQRPVMQQCSTDKLVRHIAKCSAAFANYREMVCNEWLGAGEGGKSVTENGSNGVDTIVVMSQESYPMTPAQFKLLIGLYFCGNECYTSFSKLSAQISISQGLTA, from the exons ATGTTTGTGTGCTGT ATTTTTCAAGGCATGAGACCGCCGAGACCCAGCAATTTCATTACCAATCACATTTATCTGACCCACAACAACGACTACGATCGCAACGTAGAGAAG CTATGCGAACGCGCCACGCTCCATAACAAGCGAGTGATGCTCATCACAAGCCGAAAATACCCTTTGCCGAGGGAGCTCGATGGCCGCCAGACCGCCGCCAAGGGTCGCATCAGTGTTTGCCGCCTGATTGACATCGAGGCGACGCCGCAACAATTGCTGGACCTCCATGACGGATACCAGCCGTCCCACGGCCTTCCAGATCTCATCGTCTTTGATTTGCATTCCATAATTGCGGAGGTGCTGCAGCGACCCGTGATGCAGCAGTGCTCCACCGACAAGCTGGTGCGCCACATTGCGAAATGTTCGGCCGCCTTTGCAAATTATCGCGAGATGGTCTGCAACGAGTGGCTCGGTGCCGGCGAGGGCGGCAAGTCAGTGACTGAAAATGGGTCCAATGGAGTGGACACCATAGTGGTCATGTCGCAGGAGTCATATCCCATGACGCCGGCCCAGTTCAAGCTGCTGATAGGTCTCTATTTCTGTGGCAACGAATGCTACACAAGCTTCTCCAAGCTGTCGGCCCAGATCTCGATCTCGCAGGGACTAACCGCCTAA
- the LOC108164860 gene encoding uncharacterized protein LOC108164860 isoform X2 — protein MRPPRPSNFITNHIYLTHNNDYDRNVEKLCERATLHNKRVMLITSRKYPLPRELDGRQTAAKGRISVCRLIDIEATPQQLLDLHDGYQPSHGLPDLIVFDLHSIIAEVLQRPVMQQCSTDKLVRHIAKCSAAFANYREMVCNEWLGAGEGGKSVTENGSNGVDTIVVMSQESYPMTPAQFKLLIGLYFCGNECYTSFSKLSAQISISQGLTA, from the exons ATGAGACCGCCGAGACCCAGCAATTTCATTACCAATCACATTTATCTGACCCACAACAACGACTACGATCGCAACGTAGAGAAG CTATGCGAACGCGCCACGCTCCATAACAAGCGAGTGATGCTCATCACAAGCCGAAAATACCCTTTGCCGAGGGAGCTCGATGGCCGCCAGACCGCCGCCAAGGGTCGCATCAGTGTTTGCCGCCTGATTGACATCGAGGCGACGCCGCAACAATTGCTGGACCTCCATGACGGATACCAGCCGTCCCACGGCCTTCCAGATCTCATCGTCTTTGATTTGCATTCCATAATTGCGGAGGTGCTGCAGCGACCCGTGATGCAGCAGTGCTCCACCGACAAGCTGGTGCGCCACATTGCGAAATGTTCGGCCGCCTTTGCAAATTATCGCGAGATGGTCTGCAACGAGTGGCTCGGTGCCGGCGAGGGCGGCAAGTCAGTGACTGAAAATGGGTCCAATGGAGTGGACACCATAGTGGTCATGTCGCAGGAGTCATATCCCATGACGCCGGCCCAGTTCAAGCTGCTGATAGGTCTCTATTTCTGTGGCAACGAATGCTACACAAGCTTCTCCAAGCTGTCGGCCCAGATCTCGATCTCGCAGGGACTAACCGCCTAA